Proteins encoded by one window of Marixanthomonas sp. SCSIO 43207:
- a CDS encoding helix-turn-helix domain-containing protein, with translation MNNPKDQQETPMPKGVTLLTDHDIAKLFKVSLSTVYRWRKQKLLPHFEMGVNSYYVQEVIVPLLLAKGSKGLQAAPVENN, from the coding sequence ATGAACAACCCAAAAGACCAGCAAGAAACACCTATGCCCAAAGGAGTCACATTGCTAACCGATCACGACATTGCCAAGCTCTTTAAAGTAAGTCTATCTACCGTGTACCGGTGGCGTAAGCAAAAGCTCCTGCCCCATTTTGAGATGGGCGTTAACAGCTATTATGTACAAGAAGTGATTGTACCGCTGTTACTGGCCAAAGGCAGCAAAGGTTTACAAGCGGCCCCTGTAGAAAACAACTAA
- a CDS encoding DUF4919 domain-containing protein, whose amino-acid sequence MKKIYLIVFIFVSSLSYSQDWYFEKPNYTVIKKNIKKKKSNLFYESLMNKFQNADSTMTLEEKRHLYYGYIYDENYSPYSRSDFGDSLRVVLQKEKLDSLDLIRVVDFTDKMLLDNPFDLNAINYQLYSLEQIGDKITFNKKVTQLRIIVDALMSSGNGKSKKEAFYVIYTSHEYNLLNILGFQFGGSQSLIEHYDYLTLAENEAELEGLYFDVSPCLNSMSKMFKE is encoded by the coding sequence ATGAAAAAAATATATTTAATAGTATTCATCTTTGTTAGTTCTTTATCCTATTCACAAGATTGGTATTTTGAAAAACCTAATTACACAGTAATTAAAAAAAATATTAAAAAGAAAAAATCTAATCTCTTTTATGAATCTTTGATGAATAAATTTCAAAATGCCGATTCAACAATGACTTTGGAGGAAAAAAGGCATTTATATTACGGTTATATATATGATGAAAATTATTCGCCTTATTCACGATCTGATTTTGGAGACAGTTTAAGAGTTGTCTTACAAAAAGAAAAATTAGATAGTTTAGATTTAATTAGAGTGGTCGATTTTACAGATAAAATGCTATTAGACAACCCTTTTGATTTGAATGCAATCAATTATCAATTATATTCATTAGAACAAATTGGAGATAAAATCACTTTCAATAAAAAAGTTACCCAATTAAGAATTATTGTTGATGCGTTAATGAGTTCAGGTAATGGGAAAAGTAAAAAGGAAGCATTTTATGTGATTTATACCTCACATGAATATAACTTGTTGAATATTCTTGGTTTTCAATTTGGTGGTTCTCAAAGCTTAATTGAACATTATGATTATTTGACTCTTGCTGAAAATGAGGCAGAATTAGAAGGTTTGTATTTTGATGTAAGCCCTTGTCTGAATTCAATGTCTAAAATGTTTAAAGAATAA